In Stomoxys calcitrans chromosome 2, idStoCalc2.1, whole genome shotgun sequence, the following proteins share a genomic window:
- the LOC106090863 gene encoding oxysterol-binding protein 1, whose product MTDVSVVSKVPGNDNENDNDPEMKGWLLKWTNYLKGYQKRWFVLSKGVLSYYRSQGEMSHTCRGTISLHGALIHTVDSCTFVVSNGGTQTFHIKTAGEVERQSWVTALELAKVKAIRAMESEEEEEEKTFQVVPSQEITTVVRDLTDRLESLRTCYDLINKHGVALQGALNELRSINLAASDEETVVSRIKIVNERATLFRITSKAMINACNDYLRSAESQGHKWSKALQHERESRQRLEEMVEQLAKQHTQLEQAAHLVQHNKVVPNPPLAAPQIMDSSMTQSNFVSDDETEFFDAEGSSNLMQDESNEDSPQNGSDGGAFILQMPHSHKQMQAEQFSCSSSSSEADLSSIRKLPQQVCVLDNQKPMDTPDRAAPTGGSDHNAQVPSGSNPSPNNSGGGHSDGFSSGGISHNQQNAGGGTGSGGNDDDDHNKPDGRFSQGSNSRKVARQRRTRVPDKPHYPLNLWSIMKNCIGKELSKIPMPVNFNEPLSMLQRLTEDYEYANILDVAARCTDECEQLAYLAAFTVSAYATTTNRTGKPFNPLLGETYECDRMDDLGWRCIAEQVSHHPPMAAIHCEGREWTCWQEFTMTSKFRGKYLQIIPLGSAYCHFPKTDHKYTWRKVTTTVNNIIVGKLWVDQHGEMEITGLNAASGLKCMLKYIPYSYFSRDTQRRVKGVVMNRNNEVKWVIRGAWDSKIEIAPALSTSGPPDSPVYQTGAYKTAWQRNIPHQDSEKYYNFTTLAAQLNEMEEGVAPTDSRLRPDQRLMEDGAWDESNREKLRLEEKQRAKRKQREAEAESAASKGQPFPPYQPVWFSQEREEGTDNIVHVHSGNYWEHKKRQDWSKCQDIF is encoded by the exons ATGACAGATGTTTCCGTAGTTTCTAAAGTACCCGGCAACGACAATGAAAATGACAATGACCCGGAGATGAAAGGTTGGCTTCTTAAGTGGACCAATTATTTAAAGGGTTACCAAAAACGCTGGTTCGTATTATCTAAAGGTGTTCTCAGCTATTATCGTAGTCAGGGCGAAATGAGTCATACATGTCGAGGAACAATTTCATTGCACGGTGCCCTCATCCACACCGTGGACTCGTGCACTTTTGTCGTCTCCAACGGCGGTACTCAAACATTTCACATAAAGACTGCCGGTGAAGTTGAGCGGCAATCGTGGGTCACTGCTTTAGAATTGGCCAAAGTAAAGGCCATACGGGCTATGGAAAGTGAAGAGGAGGAGGAAGAGAAGACCTTCCAAGTTGTGCCCAGCCAAGAGATCACAACAGTCGTACGCGACTTAACCGATCGTTTGGAGAGTCTACGCACCTGTTACGATTTGATAAACAAACACGGCGTCGCTCTACAGGGGGCTCTCAATGAATTGCGATCGATAAATCTTGCTGCGAGCGATGAAGAGACGGTTGTCAGTCGTATTAAAATCGTGAATGAACGCGCAACACTCTTTCGCATAACATCCAAAGCAATGATAAATGCATGCAATGATTACTTACGCTCCGCTGAGTCGCAAGGTCACAAGTGGTCAAAGGCGTTGCAGCATGAACGAGAGAGTCGTCAGCGTTTGGAAGAAATGGTCGAACAATTGGCAAAACAGCACACACAATTGGAGCAGGCCGCCCATCTTGTACAGCATAACAAGGTTGTGCCTAATCCACCATTGGCGGCACCCCAAATCATGGACTCCTCCATGACCCAGTCTAATTTTGTTTCGGATGATGAGACAGAGTTTTTCGATGCCGAAGGCTCATCAAATTTAATGCAAGACGAGTCCAATGAGGACAGTCCACAAAACGGCTCAGATGGAGGAGCATTTATTCTTCAAATGCCCCACAGCCATAAACAGATGCAAGCTGAACAGTTTAGTTGTAGTAGCAGTTCATCGGAAGCCGATCTTTCATCTATTCGGAAATTACCGCAGCAGGTCTGCGTGTTGGATAATCAGAAACCTATGGACACACCCGATCGAGCAGCACCAACTGGCGGCTCGGATCATAACGCCCAAGTTCCTTCAGGCAGTAATCCATCCCCTAATAATTCAGGTGGAGGGCATAGTGATGGATTTTCATCAGGAGGTATTTCACATAATCAACAAAATGCAGGCGGTGGTACAGGTTCTGGTGGTAATGATGACGATGATCACAACAAACCCGATGGCAGGTTTTCGCAAGGTTCAAATTCAAGAAAAGTAGCTCGTCAAAGGCGTACACGGGTTCCCGACAAACCACACTATCCACTCAATTTATGGTCGATTATGAAAAACTGCATAGGCAAAGAGTTATCAAAGATACCTATGCCTGTGAATTTTAACGAACCACTGTCCATGCTACAACGTCTTACCGAGGATTACGAATACGCCAACATCTTAGATGTGGCTGCCCGTTGTACAGATGAATGTGAACAATTGGCTTACCTTGCGGCGTTTACTGTGTCGGCCTATGCTACTACAACCAACCGCACTGGCAAACCTTTTAATCCGCTGCTGGGGGAAACATACGAATGTGACCGTATGGACGATTTGGGTTGGCGGTGCATAGCCGAACAAGTGTCACATCATCCTCCAATGGCCGCCATTCACTGCGAAGGTCGTGAGTGGACTTGTTGGCAAGAATTCACAATGACTAGTAAATTTCGCGGAAAGTATTTACAG aTTATACCATTGGGTAGTGCATATTGTCATTTCCCTAAAACAGATCATAAGTATACATGGCGTAAGGTTACAACCACGGTTAACAACATTATTGTGGGAAAACTTTGGGTGGATCAGCACGGAGAAATGGAAATTACTGGTTTAAATGCGGCGTCAGGTCTGAAATGTATGCTTAAGTATATACCATACTCGTACTTCTCACGCGACACACAGAGGCGGGTAAAGGGAGTGGTTATGAATCGTAACAATGAGGTCAAATGGGTTATACGCGGTGCCTGGGATAGTAAAATAGAAATTGCTCCCGCTCTGTCTACATCCGGGCCACCGGATAGTCCAGTCTATCAGACCGGGGCTTATAAGACGGCATGGCAAAGAAATATACCGCACCAGGACAGTGAGAAATATTATAACTTTACAACGCTGGCAGCCCAACTTAATGAAATGGAAGAAGGTGTAGCACCCACAGATTCACGATTGAGACCTGATCAACGACTAATGGAGGATGGGGCATGGGACGAGAGCAATCGTGAGAAATTGCGACTTGAAGAAAAACAACGAGCTAAAAGGAAGCAACGTGAAGCCGAGGCCGAAAGTGCGGCCAGCAAAGGCCAACCCTTCCCGCCATACCAGCCCGTTTGGTTTTCACAAGAACGGGAAGAGGGTACTGACAATATTGTCCATGTTCACAGCGGAAATTATTGGGAACACAAGAAAAGACAAGATTGGTCCAAATGTCAAGATATTTTCTAA